From the Conger conger chromosome 13, fConCon1.1, whole genome shotgun sequence genome, the window TGAAACGGCAGTGCTTGGTTTAGGGACATTGGAGGAGCAGATTAAGTCAGAATACAGTTctgatgatgatggatggagGGTCAGACAGGTAAACACAGCAGCTCCTTTGTTAGATGTGGATGATGATAAGTGATAATGAAAGTTCAGAGGGGGAGCATACTGTGGAGACAGGGTGAAGTACATCTATTCTAttcactttgttccagaaggGCTAGATTACCAAAAGCAACTAAATCATTCGGGACAAAAATAGCACCAATAATTACACACAGAGTTTGTACAAGTGAAACATATAATCCTGTTAATGGGGCCATCACATATGAATGTGGAGATCAGCAGGTTGATTGAGTTACTGACCTGACTGCCATTGTGCAAGTGCTACAGTGAATGCACTCACCAAGTGACAAAGACTGTTGTAAATTATGACAATCGGTTACTATTCCGAATTTGTACAGGGTCGTGGAAATTGAAGGTTAAGATTAAGGTTAATAAGCAAAGCTGTGGGTTATTGTGTCCCTTCGGAGGGACAGAATCCCACTGATTTTCTTGGACCATTTGTCAGTGTGTATAATCGCAGCAGACGTGAAGTGGCCAGAGCACTACTGGCAGGTGATGACCAATTTTCTGGAGTTTAGTAAACATTAAGTTTAAGATTGTGTTTCCCCTACCTGCCACCATTTATTATTACAGTTTAATAGGGAATTGAGTGCACAGCCAACCAGACGGCACATAGGCAGAGAGATCCAGGACTGTCTAACAGCATTGAATGAGTCTTAACTGAGTTCATCCCCCAAAGGGAGCCTTAGGAAAGGATTGCTCTGCAAACACCGAATAGGTGTCAGGCCAAATTTCATTGTTCTGACTGTACAACACTGTTAATAAATCAACCTATTCTGTAACTTGTGATTGTCTGCCTGTGACAGGCCAGTATCACTGGTGCATTCTGAGTCATCTCACAGGACTTTTTTATGTAATGAGAGGTGTGAATAGCTCCCTGGGTCTGTCTACACTGCTCAGATGAGAAAAATCAatctgaaaaatctgaaaaatcagTCTGAGAAAGTCACTGATAGTAATGAAGAAATAATTTTGTTGTACATTTGTACTTTAcactctttatttaaaaaaagtaggGAATGTTGGAAAACATGGGAGCCAATTTCAGTACAGTCAACCCCCACTGAAGTATATCACCTTGTAGTAGGCCAATTTACAACCTTATCTAGCCCCTAATCTAgtccaatgtatttatttgatcaGATCAGAAGAGAAATGCAAAAGGCAGTGGTCGGAAACAAAAGGGGTCAGGACACAAGAAGATGAGACAGGAAAAATACTGGAgggaatggcaggagcacattacaatatggcaacaaatgaacaaaacagacaggtatatacacaggtatataccgagcactttattaggtatttattagacttctactgctgtagcctatccacttaaagttatgatgcgttgtgtgttcagagatgctcttctgcataccactgttggttatttgtgttactgtaaaGCCATACCTGAGAAGAACTACCCTCTAGAATCAGTAATCTAGATCATGATTTTCAAATGCACACTTTTAACACTTCAATTTCCATTTTTGTGTTGGTAAGCACCTGAACTCTTCCAACTCTGTAGCAGAAACTGCATTCCCTCGCTCTGCCATTTGCTTCCGGGTCAGGGGCAGGTCATCATCAGGGTGACACAGATGAGACAATCGCTTTcggcagaaaaataataaggGTATGGATCTTGATGCGcaacgtcagaggagaatggagaTATAGAGATATGAAATAGAGATATGAAGAGATATGAAATGTAACTACTACATAAATAACAATGCCAAGGATctatgaaatattgaaaattacatttaataaaaaaaagagaaacccCAGAGATATTGCTTGAATGACCCCTTTCTGCACAGCTGTGGAGACACGGGATCCAGgcctcacctgtctgagagTGCCAGTGCTGATGGAGAGCTTGACCAGACTCCACCCCGGCACCAATACAACAGAGGAGAGGGCCAGCAGCCAGCCCAGCACATACGCCCAGTCTGGATACACATACCAGCGGTTAAAGGTCAGGGGCTGGTACTTCACCAGAGAGAAGATGAAGGATCCCtacgggagaggaggaagagtggaaGGTTTTATTAATGTTACACACACCATGCTGCCATTGTGTCATAGAAGtagaaattacattaaattgtcTGTACAGCAGAATTCAGTCGTTTAAATTGGGTCATGTGTATGCAGTTACGCAGAGATGTGTAACTGTTGTTATGCATGGTTTTCTGAggtactgtcactttcctgtctgCCTGAactgctgacctctgacctctctcactaacaaaGCATTTTCACCTACAGAACTTCCaggttttgtgtgtgcaggcacTTAAATGTTTAATCAACAATCtggtaataatatttatttcatttttatttttgtaaatctgTGTGCAAATTTATGTGTGCTCGGAAACAGACTAACAAATTCCGCTGGATTTATCAAATGAGTAAACATAGTGTTTCTTCGCATACCAATCCATCATAAACAAAAAGTGCATGTCCTGAACTTATGATTACCATAAATTGACGCCCCAAAAATACCTTACAAGGACCACAGAATTacatttcaggcaatttaaacagatctgattttttaaatattataatatgacgaggtgtgctacagctactttgtaacaGCTCGTCTttgcaaacattaaaatgtttcgTAACTCTGTCTCAGGTTCTACATATTATGGAACAGGTTATAAAATTATTTCACTGTCCCATTTTTTTGCCTTTGCTTCCTTGACGTCTTTTATATTGTCACATCCGTACCCTATTCCCACTGGTAAATCCGATGAGGTTGGCACCCGAGGGGACTCTCTGGAAGTCTGCCTGAGCTTGATGAATTTGGCAGCCAAACATTTAcattgtcatttggctgatgcttttatccaaagcaactttcaGAGATAATTTGCCCAAACCAGTTTACTAATCTCATTGGCAACATTGTTTCATGTGAATTCACACGCAGAACATGCTTTACAATATGACAGTATGTTTAATGTCATGCAGGAACAAAAACTTTGCGTTGCCTTTTAGTTGACGGTTTGCTGTTTACGATGTGTGCCTCCATGGgtgctgccattgttgtgtgaGTTCAAACAACCGCTCCTTGTGAAGTCGCGGAAGCTGGATTTGCCCCAAGTTCACAAGTAGAAATTCTGACTTTGAGTGACGTTCTATTGCACTTTTCCTAGTAGAAGGTCGACTTCCGAGTTGTCTGGAACGCAGCATAAAAGGTTAAGTTAGGAAGATGACATGTAGGCCTACACAGCCTACGTAAGCCACCTGGGCAGCAGAAATTACCGTGACTTTTGTAAGCAAGGTTACTGTCGGTGAATGATAgatagaaagaaaaagaaattgctTTATTGATCCCCGGAGGGAAACTGAATAACACGCTATCATTGTAAGAAGAGCATTTTGAAGGGAACATGTTTGCAAGGCTATCTTTATCAGCGTCTTCGGGCGCCTCCTAGATTGTACAAGCAACGCCACAAGCAATCatgaccaaaaatatatatggcATTTCAGtcctttgtttatgtttttgtttacatttacaggGATCAAAACAATCAATTCAAGAGccatttaaaacattaatacCATAGGTCAGGGGTATTCAACTTCAGAAGCCCTGTGGGCCACATGTAAATccggtttaaatacacaggggaatgagacaacctatgGGTATGGGAGTGAGAGCGGTCTAACAAGtagacatcaggtgagacacatgaaagggcaatcatacaataatAATGGAGGAACGAAGAcgcgggactggattcacatagactcacatgtaatacaaacggctccggattagggagtagacaatcgCACAGACTTAAGGAATGTAGTTATAGagaacaggtgcgaacactttgcagaattaaagcctgatttatacttctgtgttGAGTCTATGCGGAGGCTACGGCGTAGGCCCTACGCCATGGAGAACATTTATACTTGTGCATTGGGGAGTCTGCGTCGCCAAAACGCAAATTTTTGTTGTCATTATATCCTATAATCATTTGCGATTAACTATATGGATCTTACTTCCGTTAAATTAATGGATCCTATTAGAAGGGAAATCTGAAAGGGGGTTTCAGATATTTTAAAATCTCTGGATAAAAAATACCTCTCACCAAGAACCTTGCTTTGCACACTTTAACCTTCCTTTCACATTGTTAATACTGAATACTTCCCAGGGAATGTTCTGTTCTTCCTTGCTTCTTCATCTTTGTCAGGAATTTGACATTGTTTGGGTTGATTGCCTCTCACAGTGTATGTATAGGTATGTTGCTGACCCCCAAATATCACAATCTCTTCAGTTTTCCTCAGTCATGGTACTCTACCAACCTTCCTTGCTTCCTTTGGAGAGGTGACACTATCCTATCCTCCAAACTGTCAATaatgttcattattttcttGAACGTCGGCAGTGCAGATATAGCCTATcacaatatgcaataaaattaaagtgcTGTTTATTGTGCTTTGCAATAACAAACTGTATTCTGTGCAGTGACTGTGGAACATTGTTCATATACTCCATGCTATTTATTTGGAGCTTGATAGCTCCATGAATCGTGGATGTTTCTACACTGTTCAACAATCATTTTTCAGATTTggtgtttattgtgttttgcAATTAAATTCTTCGAATATTtaagtgggcggcacggatggtgcagtgggtagcactgccgcctcacggcaaggaggtcctgggttcgaatccccgtcggccggggcctctctgtgcggagtttgcatgttctccccgtgtctgtgtgggtgtcctccgggtattccggtttcctcccacagtccaaagacatgcaggttaggctgattggagagtctaaattgcctgtgggtatgagtgtgtaagtgaatggtatgtgtgccctgcgacctgtccagggtgtattcctgcctttcgcccaatgtatgctgggataggctccagcccccccacgaccctgttcaggataagcgggttcagataatgaatggatgaatggatggatggatggatggaaatattTAAGTGTCCTTTTATATACTTACTGCATAGTTTACAACATCAGTTCACTTGTGAAATACGTTTTAGATCAGATTGACCcaaccctcctcctccttttgttACAGCACACTAAGGACGTAGTACACTACTCGCCGTCCCGCTGCAGGATTCTGATCAGCTGTTGATAATGTTGATGAGTCGGCTGGGCTGAGGATCCCGCTTGTGATACAAATTGTTGCCCTTAAGCTGGGTACACACTGTGATTTCTGCCACGATTCTGCAGTCGGGGGCACTACAGTCATTTATCAAACTTGCACAAAGCTTGGTTTATAACCTCTTTAGAGCAAGCTAAGTTGCAATATGGCTGAATAAACAGCCAATGCAAATTGAAATGGGCATGCCTTATTTCATAAATGCAAATAACTTCGAGCAGAAAAGATGGGATTCTCACAAAACTGGAAATAGATCTGGTTCTACTGTGTGAATAGGTGGTGCTATTACAGGGAAACATGTGAAAATTGCTATAACTAATGAACCAAGTTATTAAGTAACTTAaaattgtgtattttgtgtctTGGCCACAGGTCCAGACAGGCAATATATgagacaatatacaatatatacaacaatatatgaaaaaaacatgGCCGGCATCAGCCAAGAATGCAGCACTTATTAGATCGAGTTAACATGGTTAACATgtgtcttgttttattttaaagttctTAAAGACGTACAATATATTGGAGCTTATCTAGTCTTTACGAGCACCTGCCATTGATGCTCTGGGAACAGGGGAAGGCACGCTGGGTCAGGACTGTGTTGTTGTACTTATACATTGTGCATATACTTATGCATTGTTAAAATGCATAGGCCTATATTCTGCaatccacatacacatacaaatatgcagCTGTTTATTAGTAATTAGCAACAATGAGACATTGTCAggtgctgcttgcagctatatttattattctgattgtatGCCTCTTAGAGAAAGGGCTCATCAGAGTGCAAAGGGTTAAtttcatttcttgtttttttctttccaaatgtGTTACTGAACTTTGAGTGTTGGGAAGcaaaatcaggtgtgttaccaGGATGTAACCCATTAAAAAATACTAAACAAATCTGCAAAATTAATTAGTTGGTCTTCAACTCTTCCATTTCTGTGGCAGTAGTCGCAAGCGCTCGCTCAGCCATTTGCTTCCGGGTCAGGGGGAGGTCATCACCAGGGTGACACAGATCAGACCATCTCTGtcagcagaaaaataataatggtagGGATCTTGCTAAGCAAGTgttttataaaatatacatatgaaatgtaattactATTACATAATAATACCACTGATCTGTAAAATACTTCCACCTATTGTTTGgatctgcttctaggtccattcagcaccaaaccaaaacaataaCATAGCATACTCATCAtatatttaagaaaaaatacaaaatatggacatttttcttttctagcaTAAGCTGTCAGTAGATAAGACTGATAGTGTGCTGCCTAAGTAGGAGTAAGAATGGAAACAGACTACAGAATGGAAACAGACTCTACACTATTTTTCACTACATATTGTACAGGACAGACAGCTCTATCCACACCCACCTGCCTTGAATTTGGCTCATTGCATATCTACtgatgttgtgagtgtgtgtgtgtgtgtgtgtgtgtgtgtgtgtgtgtgtgtgtatgtgtgtgtttgtgtgtgtgtgtgtgtgtgtgtgtgtgtgtgtgtgtgtgtgtgtgtgtgtgtgtgtgtgtatgtgtgtgtttgtgtgcaattCGGTAAAACACCCTGGGTAAGGGGGTGGGACAGTAAAAACAAGGCTAGCTTTCTGCACAGCTGTGGAGACAAGGGATCCAGgcctcacctgtctgagagTGCCAGTGCTGATGGAGAGCTTGACCAGACTCCACCCTGGCACCAGTACAACAGAGGAGAGGGCCAGCAGCCAGCCCAGCATGTACGCCCAGTCTGGATACACATACCAGCGGTTAAAGGTCAGGGGCTGGTACTTCACCACAGAGAAGATGAAGGATCCCtacgggagaggaggaagagtggaaGGTTTAATACATGTTACAAACATACTGCCATTGTGTCATAGAAGTAGAAATAACATGAAATTGAGTTCAGTTATTGAAACTGGGTCACACAGTTATGCAGTCAAAAACACTCAGTGACCAGTTTATTATTTCCTAGACCTTTAATTTTTACTTATTGATCATCTACTGTCATaacccatccacacacaagtTTGACATGCTGTGCATTCAGACTCAGCATGGGGCCCCTTCAATTATACAAGTCGGCAGCCTTAGCCTCTCCAGAGTTCACAGGAATTCAAATTTCCGGTCTGCCCTGTACTCGCAGACTGGAGGACTTAATGGAGTAGCCTGCATGTacaaactataataataatcccaCTTTTAAGATGAGAGCAGGAAAACGTAACCTATAATCTGTTTACAAATGCCCAGTTTACATATGACATTTTCTTTACACATGTGAATGTTAGCTTTCCTATGCACAACACATCTTGTTTGTGAGTACAAGTTCTGCTATTCTCATTCATGCAAATTAATGTGACTAaaatttgcagttttattaaatCTTAAATGCAACATGCTTGAGTTGTGCAATGATGAGGTTGTCCTGTAATAAGTGAGTCAGGCAGATGCTCTGTCTCTAGACATCCCACAGTGGGGGTGAGTCAAACTCACCAGGGTCACCAGTGGGGTGAAGTAGAGCCAGCAGAGCTTAAAGATGAGGCTGGGCCGTTCCCCGGTCATGTCCTCGATCACATCCATCATGCGCTCCGCCCCTGCTCCAGGGCAAACaagtgtagtgttgtgtatAAAGGGAACCTCAACTGAGGAACAAAATAAGATGAAATACCAGGGAATGGAAAATTGCATTTTCCTTTGTTACTCACATGGCTCTCTGGCTTAAAGCACAACGCTTGATTTTACGCTCAATATTATTATGAGAGTAAAACAATATTCATGTTCCCGGGTTACTTtcctaaatgtttttattcattttcatacaccTACGATAATAAGTACTTTGCTAAGTTGTAGgattgctatttatttatttattcatttctttataACAAACAAAGTCATAATGAATTCTTctgataacattttaaaaaggtttgCAACATAGTCTAACTGACCGTAACTTTGCGGCCCCCATAGGTCAGAATTGTCACCAAATGTAATGCCATCACGTAATTCTGCCTGCTGCATATAATATGAGCTCCATTGCTGAACATTTGTAGCGCTTTTTAAAGCGTTATTACAATATTCAACTGAGGGTGCAAAATAATAATCTAAGGGTTTTTTGCACCCCCTGTAGAACTGGGCCTGCCATCTAAGTGTCAACACTTTTTTCTTATTGGCTATTGACAGGCCaaggtaaaaaaatgttttaatcatgGTCTTAATTTTTTAAGTAGGCTATGCATTTCTCTGTCGTGATGTACATATTTAGAATTTCATAaatttcatatatttaaaaaaaagtaattttagaTATGCAACTATTTTCATTATCATCATCTGTACATTACGAGTACTCTGTATCGGTTCTTGTTCATAACCCATTCCCATTTGGtgccattattttcttttttatttccataCAGTGTTGGATTGGAAAGGTACTGTTTGTTGTTTGCGCAGAAATGTGTTAATACAGCGAGCTATCTTCCTAAATCCATTGAGCAAAGTCCTGCACTCACCAAACAGCCAGCCCATGGGCAGaacttcaaacacacacaggaagaacatACAGGCCCCATTAAAGGCATAGTAGTCGAAGAGCTGGAACACATACATCCCCCCCTGTTGGACAGAACGGGAAATGACAAGAGCAGATATAGGAAAATAAGGTCAGGAAGAGACTGAGATGTGTGCTTTTTGTGAGATCTGGAATTGTGGATATGATTAGTATCATGCAATATTCTTTCATATGGCCTGTAGTCTTGAACAAGGAAATTAAACCGGACTACTTCTATCATCATGCATTATAAAAAATTGGTAGTAATTAAGATATTATCTTTGTAATCTGTACGCCAAAGGAGTCTGTAATGAGGGAAATTAATAGTAAAATAGTGTCtatttgaatgtatttctaTCCCAGCTGTCTTCTCACCTGTGTGACCATCACCAGCTGCAAGACGAAGCAGGTGAggcagaagagcaggaggaagatcTCTCTGCGCCCAGCCCTCCGTAGTACTTTGGGAAACAGGTCTGTCACCGACGTCATCACCACCTCCATCATCACAAActtaaaaacagacagacagcccaGGGTTcaccagagagaggcagggagagaaaaggagagcgagggaagagaagaaaatgaaaggaaaggagaaaaaatcgctcacgcaattcttcctctgaaaATGATGATTCATAATTAACTATGAACTGTGGCACCGTTAGCTTGGCAAGTGCTGGGCTCTCTTGTAACCCAGCATGATGCCTTGCTTGCTCAGCACAGCTTTCCTTCATGACGAGCAAGAACCAAACTGGAAGGATCTAGAAGTAAACATGGCCACAGACATTAGTAGTGGCAGCAGTATCACAGACTCAGCAGCCAGGAGAGGCGAGCCACAGCCAGGAAACTGATTACCTGAGTGTCCAGGCCCAACAGGATGATCATAATGAAGAAGCAGGCGGCCCACAGCTGAGGTAGGGGCATCATTGCTACTGCTTGGGGGTACGCAATGAATGCCAGACCAGGTCctgggagcagggagcaggggagaacatgggaaagagagacaggaggagattgaaggaCAAAGAAcgatttggagaaaaaaaaataatacaatgctTACTCTTCTCCGACTGTCTGTCCCAAATTTTCTGTTTCCCTGAAATGGGAGAATGTATACAAACGTGCTGAAATGTCTACATGGTGTATAGACTAAGTGTATAAATACtctgagaaagttgagaatgtgcactctaaccacatgtgaattgcttgattacaaaggTGCAGAGTACAGAGTAATATGTCCTTGTCCCAGGTGTTATGGAGCACATCGTATATTTTGCCACCCAGCTTGGGGCTGTACCAAATGCTCACCCAAATCTGGAATACACAACTGTCAGCCGCATTGCGTGCAGAAGGCACCGTGCGGATTTGGGAGAGCTGGGACATCCATGACACCTGCAGTCATACAAGCGACCGGCGGGGCTTGGCCAAGAGTGATTAACTGTGGATCCCTCCCCGATGGACCCCGCTCATCCCCTGGGAAATGCGGGAGCCAactgtgtgtcaccctgtgcAACTACCGGGCACAGTCGACACGGGTCACGACCTGGATTCAATGCAAAGCCATGAGGCTCAGTCATGCACCCCAGTGTGGAACTTCACCCGAATCATCCAACCAGCAGCtcgttttgttgtatttttatatatttgttacatCTTCATAATTTGTTTTGACATACTGCACAAAGTACCTGATTCTGCCACTTCTGCGATGGGGACACCCTGCTCATGTGCCATGAACCCCAGCACAGAAAAGACCACAAATCCTGCCACCAGGCTGGTCCCACTGTTCAGCAGACACAGCCATAAACTGTCCCTGTAGAAATACCATCAGGAGGCTAAACATTCTCTGACCAGCCctcatttttgcatttagtttcttCCAAGGTGAAGGAAATTAAGTGTTCACTGCTAAGTGGTATGCAGGATGTGTGTTGGTATCTGAGTATTACACTGGACAGAGCTGCATATTTATGGTTAAGAACCTGACTGTTTTCCTCTGCGTTTCTGCCCGAAGCTTGGGCCTTACTTGTAGCAGTTGTTGTTATAGGTGTTGTAGCTACCCAGCACAGTCAGAGTACCCACTCCAACACTGTAGGAGAAGAAGATCTGAGATCCTGCCTCCATCCACacctgcagtgacatcacaaacgtTTAACATATTGGATGTTGCTTAACAAATTCATTTGTTCCCTGGCTGGGTGAAATTAGGAAagagacattttactgtgacaaGGTGATGGGGTGCAGCTGGTGTTATGGAGTACTTACCTGTGGGTCTGCCAGGCGGGAGGGGTCAGGGTACAGGTAGAACTCCACCCCCTGCAGAGCTCCAGGTAGAGTTAGCCCTCGTATCAACAACACCAAAAGCATCAGGTATGGGAATGTAGCTGTGAAATAAACTGCCtgatggaagagagagagaaagagagagagaaatgctggTTCATTTCTATGGAGAAATATTatgaataaattcataaaaaagtatgaaaaaataaatacaaaatgtcagTCTGGTTGATACTGTATGTCCCTGTTTGAGTCTGTTAAATTCCACACCTGTCACTACGTGTTAAGCCTTTTACTTAGTTGGTCTCAATCTTCTGAGAGGGACCTTGTTTAAGGAAATTCTTTACTTTTATCTGTCAGTAAATCCGGGACAGACCTTGCCTGTAGACTTCACCCCCTTCCAGATGCAGAAGTAGCAGATGACCCACATA encodes:
- the LOC133107638 gene encoding sodium- and chloride-dependent GABA transporter 2-like → MKKERESAERPLEERGQWGSKVEFLLAVAGNIVGLGNVWRFPYLCYKNGGGAFLVPYLVFAVTCGIPLFLLETAMGQYTQEGGITCWRKLCPLAEGVGYGGQLIQLYSCMSYIIILAWALFYLYFSFSSELPWASCSNTWNSDHCVDFSNQNLTANWTNNSSSAAIEFWERRVLLISGGIEEVGSVRWELLLCLITMWVICYFCIWKGVKSTGKAVYFTATFPYLMLLVLLIRGLTLPGALQGVEFYLYPDPSRLADPQVWMEAGSQIFFSYSVGVGTLTVLGSYNTYNNNCYKDSLWLCLLNSGTSLVAGFVVFSVLGFMAHEQGVPIAEVAESGPGLAFIAYPQAVAMMPLPQLWAACFFIMIILLGLDTQFVMMEVVMTSVTDLFPKVLRRAGRREIFLLLFCLTCFVLQLVMVTQGGMYVFQLFDYYAFNGACMFFLCVFEVLPMGWLFGAERMMDVIEDMTGERPSLIFKLCWLYFTPLVTLGSFIFSVVKYQPLTFNRWYVYPDWAYMLGWLLALSSVVLVPGWSLVKLSISTGTLRQRWSDLCHPGDDLPLTRKQMAERALATTATEMEELKTN